One window of Maridesulfovibrio ferrireducens genomic DNA carries:
- the dut gene encoding dUTP diphosphatase: MTTSSTHLIDVKVKYLNEIARKSGMDYSTPNSAGIDLRACIDNDFIEINPGERYPFPAGIAIEITAKGIAGFVYSRSGLGTKDGLTVSQGVGVIDPDYRGEIKVSLLNTSGEKRRIERGQRIAQLVFMPYYHASIIPCEELSSTERGSGGFGHTGKK; the protein is encoded by the coding sequence ATGACGACCTCAAGCACACACCTCATAGATGTAAAGGTGAAATACCTTAATGAGATAGCCAGAAAAAGCGGCATGGATTATTCAACTCCAAATTCTGCCGGAATTGATCTGCGCGCCTGTATAGACAACGACTTTATAGAAATAAATCCCGGTGAAAGATACCCGTTTCCTGCCGGAATTGCGATTGAAATTACAGCCAAGGGTATTGCCGGCTTCGTGTATTCACGAAGCGGACTGGGAACAAAGGATGGCCTTACCGTCAGTCAGGGTGTCGGGGTTATTGATCCGGACTACCGCGGAGAGATTAAAGTTTCGCTCCTGAATACCTCCGGCGAAAAGCGACGAATTGAGCGCGGGCAGCGCATAGCACAATTAGTTTTTATGCCCTATTATCACGCGTCGATTATCCCCTGTGAAGAACTGTCCTCAACTGAGCGCGGCTCCGGCGGATTCGGTCATACTGGTAAGAAATAA
- a CDS encoding 50S ribosomal protein L11 methyltransferase gives MSTLLKIQFTLPDTEIAECQVYLSGRVAHGWEEEPLDDDSIFYTIHLEDHPLGTEIVEEIKKRWPEAGCIHEEIEAENWGLAWKEFFVPIVCGDMFEILPPWLMDTKTEGLMHIVIEPKMAFGTGSHPTTALCLELISKLFREGKLDPKMSFFDLGTGSAILSIALAKLGLKGTGVDIDPQSIICALENMENNGVESDITLAVGSADCIDQNLKYDLVVANILSGPLIELSPAVIARLKENSILILSGILNEQAESVAKAYITKGLPAPEIFIDGEWAALLWENTGATDN, from the coding sequence ATGTCTACACTTCTTAAAATTCAATTCACACTGCCTGATACAGAAATTGCCGAGTGTCAGGTCTATCTTTCCGGAAGAGTTGCTCATGGATGGGAAGAAGAACCGCTTGATGATGACAGTATTTTTTACACCATACATCTTGAAGATCATCCTCTGGGAACAGAGATAGTTGAGGAGATAAAAAAACGGTGGCCCGAAGCGGGATGTATCCACGAAGAAATTGAAGCCGAAAACTGGGGACTTGCCTGGAAAGAGTTTTTCGTACCAATCGTATGTGGAGACATGTTTGAAATTTTGCCGCCGTGGTTGATGGACACCAAAACCGAAGGGCTGATGCATATCGTTATTGAGCCTAAAATGGCCTTCGGTACAGGTAGTCACCCGACGACCGCTCTTTGCCTTGAATTAATCAGTAAACTATTTCGTGAAGGCAAACTTGATCCGAAGATGTCTTTTTTTGATCTCGGAACGGGTTCCGCCATCCTCTCAATTGCCCTTGCAAAGCTGGGACTTAAAGGAACAGGCGTCGATATTGATCCGCAATCTATTATCTGTGCTCTTGAAAATATGGAAAACAACGGAGTTGAATCCGACATAACCCTTGCCGTCGGAAGCGCTGATTGCATTGATCAGAATCTAAAATATGACCTTGTCGTTGCTAACATATTATCCGGACCGCTCATTGAACTGTCTCCTGCTGTTATTGCAAGATTGAAAGAGAACTCAATCCTGATTCTTTCAGGAATATTAAACGAACAAGCCGAAAGTGTCGCCAAGGCATATATCACAAAAGGACTGCCTGCTCCTGAAATATTCATAGACGGTGAATGGGCTGCCCTGCTCTGGGAAAATACCGGCGCAACTGACAATTAA
- the yajC gene encoding preprotein translocase subunit YajC has product MFFDNIAHAMGSFGGGQGQAGPAGALGSFLPLILMFAIFYFLLIRPQQKKAKQHKAMLAGLQKGDRILTGGGLYGRIVAVSGDELTVELAEGFQVKVDRGYVAGLAITAKEEKGK; this is encoded by the coding sequence ATGTTTTTTGACAATATCGCACACGCGATGGGTTCTTTCGGAGGAGGGCAGGGACAGGCTGGACCAGCTGGTGCTCTCGGCTCCTTTCTGCCTCTCATTCTTATGTTTGCAATTTTTTATTTCTTGCTTATCAGACCGCAGCAGAAAAAGGCTAAGCAGCATAAAGCAATGCTTGCAGGTCTCCAGAAGGGTGATCGCATCCTGACTGGCGGCGGACTCTACGGCAGAATTGTTGCTGTTAGTGGTGATGAATTGACTGTTGAACTTGCTGAAGGGTTTCAGGTTAAAGTTGACAGAGGATACGTCGCCGGTTTGGCAATCACTGCTAAGGAAGAAAAAGGTAAATAA
- the glgP gene encoding alpha-glucan family phosphorylase: protein MQPLRVYSVVPRLPKQLEKLWDLAYNFLFVWNNDISSIFSSIDQVLWRDCQQNPVAFLNNMPQKQLEELATDVFFIQRLNEAVRIQSKYLSRVSCSYKFEGAKQGEPVVAYFSLEYGIGLSLPIYSGGLGILAGDHLKSSSDLNIPLVGIGLCYQHGYFRQYMTQDGWQQERYPSHDFEEMPIKPAKNEKGEDLKFTLEMKGEPLHVKIWKVDAGRVTLYLLDTNISENTAQFKAITARLYGGNLEMRLWQEILLGVGGVKALAALGLEPSVIHMNEGHSAFAGLERIRVFMTDHGLSFEAAMEMVASSSIFTTHTPVPAGNDRFPADLMRPYFEPYAQTMGLAYKVFLALGREDPRDDSELFCMTVLALKLSRFNNGVSKLHGQVSRNMWQKVWPQYPVEDVPIGAITNGVHMPTWVANDISLLFDRYLGTNWREDPDCVRTWRQVDNIPDAELWRTHERLREQLVDFVRKRLRKQLLNIGARRKEIELAEEALDPRALTIGFARRFATYKRAGLLLKDKERLVKLISDTRHPVQFIFAGKAHPQDNEGKKLIQELIQFCRREECRMSMVFLEDYDMKMANYLVQGCDVWLNTPRRPLEACGTSGMKAMANGVLQFSTPDGWWDEAYLSDNSLGWAIGRREDYNDHEYQDFVESQTLYKVLENDIIPDFYDRGHGSLPRSWVTKVKAALCKLGPEFNANRMVEDYTEKAYLPAFNNYKTMAKDEFKGAKDLAAWRMELMTKWSSLKIRNIVSEVHTDIYVQEPIIISAEVFLNGLNTEDVQVEIYAGPVSQDREFIGRKTIVMTPEESLGAGWHLYQGEVLPNEAGRFGYTVRILPHHELLLDPHSLGLIHWAQ, encoded by the coding sequence ATGCAGCCGCTTCGCGTATACAGTGTTGTCCCTCGTTTGCCTAAGCAGTTGGAAAAATTGTGGGACTTAGCATATAATTTTTTGTTTGTTTGGAATAACGATATTTCCAGCATTTTTTCTTCAATTGATCAGGTTCTATGGAGGGATTGCCAGCAAAACCCCGTTGCGTTTTTGAACAACATGCCTCAAAAACAGCTGGAAGAGCTTGCAACTGATGTTTTTTTTATTCAACGTCTTAATGAAGCCGTGAGGATACAGAGCAAATATCTTTCCAGAGTAAGCTGTTCATATAAATTTGAGGGAGCAAAACAGGGAGAACCCGTCGTTGCTTATTTCAGTCTTGAATATGGAATTGGTCTGAGTTTACCGATTTATTCTGGAGGACTTGGTATTCTAGCCGGTGATCATCTTAAGTCCTCAAGTGATTTAAATATTCCACTTGTGGGCATAGGTCTGTGTTATCAGCATGGGTATTTTCGTCAGTATATGACTCAGGACGGTTGGCAGCAGGAACGTTATCCCAGTCATGACTTTGAAGAAATGCCGATTAAGCCTGCTAAGAATGAGAAAGGTGAAGATCTTAAATTTACTCTGGAAATGAAAGGTGAGCCGCTTCATGTAAAGATTTGGAAAGTCGATGCCGGGCGTGTTACATTATATCTTCTTGATACCAATATTTCAGAGAATACTGCTCAGTTTAAAGCTATCACAGCCCGTCTTTACGGAGGCAATCTCGAAATGAGGCTGTGGCAGGAAATTCTTCTCGGTGTGGGTGGAGTTAAAGCTCTTGCCGCATTGGGACTTGAGCCTAGTGTAATTCATATGAACGAAGGGCATTCTGCTTTTGCCGGACTTGAGCGTATCAGAGTGTTTATGACCGATCACGGTTTGTCGTTTGAAGCTGCGATGGAAATGGTCGCGTCTTCAAGTATATTTACGACACATACTCCGGTTCCTGCGGGGAACGATCGCTTTCCGGCTGATTTGATGCGCCCGTATTTTGAACCTTACGCTCAGACTATGGGGCTGGCTTATAAAGTATTTCTGGCTCTCGGCAGGGAAGATCCCCGTGATGACAGTGAATTGTTCTGTATGACAGTCCTTGCACTTAAGCTTTCTCGTTTTAATAACGGAGTTTCCAAGCTTCACGGGCAGGTTTCCAGAAATATGTGGCAGAAAGTCTGGCCTCAGTATCCTGTTGAAGATGTTCCCATCGGGGCGATCACCAACGGTGTTCATATGCCTACTTGGGTCGCTAACGATATTTCTCTCCTTTTTGACCGCTACCTCGGCACGAACTGGCGTGAAGATCCGGATTGTGTTCGTACATGGAGACAGGTTGATAATATTCCTGATGCGGAGCTTTGGAGAACTCATGAGCGGTTAAGAGAACAGCTTGTGGACTTTGTTCGCAAAAGGCTTCGTAAACAATTGCTTAATATAGGTGCTCGCAGAAAAGAGATTGAACTTGCAGAGGAAGCGCTTGATCCAAGAGCTCTGACCATCGGTTTTGCTCGCAGATTTGCTACTTATAAGAGAGCAGGACTGTTGCTTAAGGATAAGGAAAGATTAGTTAAACTAATTTCTGATACCAGACATCCTGTTCAGTTTATTTTTGCAGGTAAGGCACATCCTCAGGATAATGAAGGTAAGAAATTGATTCAGGAACTGATTCAGTTTTGCCGTCGTGAAGAATGCCGTATGAGTATGGTTTTTCTCGAAGATTATGACATGAAGATGGCTAATTATCTTGTTCAGGGCTGTGATGTCTGGCTCAATACTCCCCGACGTCCTCTTGAAGCTTGTGGAACAAGCGGTATGAAAGCAATGGCTAATGGTGTGTTGCAGTTCAGTACTCCTGACGGCTGGTGGGACGAAGCTTATTTGTCAGATAACAGTCTCGGGTGGGCAATTGGCAGACGCGAAGATTATAACGATCATGAGTATCAAGATTTTGTTGAAAGTCAGACACTTTATAAGGTGCTGGAGAATGACATTATCCCGGATTTTTATGATCGCGGACATGGAAGTCTTCCAAGAAGCTGGGTAACGAAGGTGAAAGCCGCTCTGTGCAAACTCGGACCTGAGTTCAATGCGAACCGTATGGTTGAAGATTACACCGAAAAGGCGTATCTTCCTGCTTTTAATAATTATAAGACTATGGCGAAAGATGAGTTCAAGGGAGCTAAAGATTTAGCTGCCTGGAGAATGGAACTTATGACGAAGTGGTCCAGTCTTAAAATCAGAAATATTGTTTCTGAAGTGCATACGGATATATATGTTCAGGAACCGATTATTATCAGTGCCGAGGTTTTTCTTAACGGTTTAAATACTGAGGATGTTCAAGTAGAAATTTATGCAGGTCCAGTCAGTCAGGATCGGGAGTTTATAGGTCGTAAAACGATCGTAATGACTCCTGAGGAAAGTTTGGGCGCAGGCTGGCATCTCTATCAGGGAGAAGTGCTTCCTAATGAAGCCGGAAGGTTTGGTTATACTGTAAGAATTCTTCCTCACCATGAATTGCTGCTTGATCCGCATTCTCTTGGACTTATTCATTGGGCTCAATAA
- a CDS encoding S41 family peptidase, translating into MRKTLWMIAIVCLFVISAAPQNSEAVDEDRFQPLRRFSQVLDLVEHNYVEDISRKELVNDAVKGMLEQLDPHSTFLSKDDFKEMQEATSGAFSGIGIEISLDKGRLTVISPIEDTPAYKAGLQSGDIILEIDGTSTQSISLMEAVGKIRGKRGTDVVLTILHKNENKPVKVTITRGSIQIQSVKSQELEKGYLYLRLTRFSENTTSDMHKALKKYKKSNELKGIVLDLRNNPGGLLTQAASVADTFIAEGLLVYIEGRDKNSRKDFMAEGNASYADVPIVTLINSGSASASEIVAGALKDHDRALLVGERTFGKGSVQTIIPMADGSGIKLTTALYYTPSGRSIQAEGIDPDIVYPFIPPSKDDDKDDRFIVREKDLSRHLENNGGSKSGKEKNQNDKALKMLEKDNQLRLSLQLVKQLPRLKEIK; encoded by the coding sequence ATGAGAAAAACTTTGTGGATGATAGCTATCGTCTGTCTTTTCGTAATTTCTGCTGCCCCGCAGAATTCTGAAGCCGTTGATGAAGACCGCTTTCAGCCTTTACGCAGATTCAGTCAGGTACTGGATTTAGTTGAGCATAACTACGTAGAAGACATTTCCCGCAAAGAACTGGTCAACGATGCTGTCAAAGGCATGCTTGAGCAGCTTGATCCTCATTCTACTTTTCTTTCTAAAGATGATTTCAAAGAAATGCAGGAAGCTACCAGTGGAGCATTCAGCGGCATCGGTATTGAAATCAGTCTTGATAAGGGTCGTTTGACTGTAATTTCCCCCATTGAAGATACTCCTGCTTACAAGGCCGGACTTCAATCCGGTGATATAATCCTTGAAATTGACGGAACTTCAACACAGTCAATTTCTCTTATGGAAGCAGTAGGCAAAATCAGAGGTAAGCGTGGAACAGATGTAGTGCTTACGATTCTCCATAAAAACGAAAATAAGCCTGTCAAAGTAACTATCACCCGTGGATCAATCCAGATTCAAAGCGTAAAGAGTCAGGAACTTGAAAAAGGCTATTTATATCTAAGACTTACCCGCTTCAGTGAAAACACTACAAGCGACATGCACAAGGCTCTTAAAAAATACAAGAAATCAAATGAACTTAAAGGAATCGTTCTGGATTTACGCAACAATCCCGGCGGACTCCTCACTCAGGCTGCATCAGTCGCAGACACTTTCATAGCTGAAGGACTCCTCGTCTATATTGAAGGCCGCGACAAAAACAGCAGAAAAGATTTTATGGCTGAAGGAAATGCAAGCTATGCGGATGTGCCTATAGTCACACTTATTAATTCAGGTTCTGCATCGGCTTCCGAGATCGTTGCCGGAGCATTGAAAGATCACGACAGAGCTTTGCTTGTCGGTGAACGCACATTCGGTAAAGGCTCTGTACAAACCATCATCCCCATGGCTGACGGATCAGGAATCAAACTGACTACAGCGCTTTACTACACACCTAGCGGACGCTCTATTCAGGCTGAAGGAATTGATCCTGACATCGTATATCCTTTCATCCCGCCGTCCAAAGATGACGATAAAGATGACCGCTTCATAGTAAGAGAAAAAGATCTGAGCAGACATCTGGAAAATAACGGCGGATCTAAATCCGGCAAAGAAAAAAATCAGAATGATAAGGCTCTAAAAATGCTTGAAAAAGATAACCAGCTCAGACTTAGTCTACAACTGGTGAAACAGCTTCCCCGCTTAAAGGAAATTAAGTAG
- a CDS encoding 4Fe-4S dicluster domain-containing protein: protein MKRVYPDKEYCIGCKLCELACLTVHSKTKDLILAYTEERIAGLVSSIQVVEKNGTCVALSCRYCDEPACVAVCAAGALSKNRDSGVVEYNPEKCVGCWSCIVSCSYGAIQRNKLTNKIIKCDLCSGRDEGPACVQVCPNRALKFYESHPASVELYSSISSNIEREEINNVLNDIHELLKISKDIKRAVVIGGDVGGLKISESLFNLGLEVAIVEEGERILSRSFDQKASDIMSRRIEEVGLRLKCDVSVDEIIGGKDGSVRGVLFSDKSFLEAGLIVIDDNVLSNLDFTRKIGAEVRARLIVSHFTQGNEIGDMPGYPENILMNSFIFCGMPMASVGEFFVPDNNPGYDVHSFYDEIKQVYRKLVFKESRLAGYVLVGDIDLAGIFTSFIKFKCKLDAETKNKLCEGSPDILMWPEELFIKEWNP from the coding sequence GTGAAACGAGTATATCCAGATAAAGAATATTGCATAGGGTGCAAACTGTGTGAGCTTGCGTGCCTTACCGTTCATTCAAAAACTAAAGATTTGATTCTTGCTTATACCGAAGAGCGGATCGCCGGGCTTGTCTCCTCAATACAAGTTGTTGAAAAAAACGGAACATGTGTTGCGCTCAGTTGCAGATATTGCGATGAACCTGCTTGTGTTGCCGTATGTGCTGCCGGGGCATTGTCAAAGAATCGTGATTCGGGCGTGGTTGAGTATAACCCTGAAAAGTGCGTGGGATGCTGGTCGTGTATTGTAAGTTGTTCCTACGGGGCAATACAGCGCAATAAACTTACGAATAAGATTATCAAATGCGACTTGTGTTCCGGTAGAGATGAAGGTCCGGCCTGCGTGCAGGTGTGTCCGAATCGCGCTTTAAAATTTTATGAAAGTCATCCGGCCTCGGTAGAATTGTACTCTTCTATTTCTTCGAATATTGAAAGAGAAGAAATAAACAACGTTTTAAATGATATTCATGAGCTTCTTAAAATTTCAAAAGATATTAAACGGGCAGTAGTCATCGGCGGAGATGTTGGCGGATTAAAAATTTCAGAAAGCCTGTTTAATCTGGGTCTTGAAGTTGCTATTGTCGAAGAAGGGGAACGAATTCTTTCCCGGAGTTTTGATCAAAAAGCTTCTGACATCATGTCTCGCAGAATTGAGGAAGTTGGACTTCGTTTGAAATGCGACGTTTCGGTTGATGAGATAATTGGGGGCAAAGACGGCAGTGTGAGAGGTGTCCTTTTCTCGGATAAGTCCTTTCTTGAGGCAGGCTTGATTGTCATTGATGATAATGTTCTCTCAAATCTGGATTTTACTCGTAAAATTGGTGCAGAGGTCCGGGCAAGACTCATTGTTAGCCATTTTACGCAAGGCAATGAAATTGGAGATATGCCTGGTTATCCTGAAAATATCTTAATGAATTCATTTATTTTTTGTGGGATGCCAATGGCTTCTGTCGGTGAGTTTTTTGTGCCGGATAACAATCCCGGTTATGATGTTCATTCTTTTTATGATGAAATTAAGCAGGTTTATCGCAAGCTCGTTTTTAAAGAATCCAGGCTCGCAGGCTATGTTCTGGTCGGAGATATTGATCTTGCGGGTATATTTACTTCATTTATAAAGTTTAAATGTAAATTGGATGCTGAAACTAAAAACAAGCTGTGTGAAGGCAGTCCCGATATTCTAATGTGGCCGGAGGAGCTTTTTATTAAAGAGTGGAATCCTTAA
- a CDS encoding aspartate aminotransferase family protein, with the protein MTKYESLVENTKKSICNTYGRYPVDITKAKGSRLWDLEGREYIDLLSGISVVNLGHCREDLADVMAEQARKLVHVSNLFYQEEQVECAEKLLATCDADKVFFSNSGAEANEAAIKLARKYMRTVKNRDAYEIITLEGSFHGRTLATLTATGQTGPIKNGFSPLPEGFSSVPVGNIEAMSAAVSGKTAAIMVEMVQGEGGIKPLAHDYVQEIVALVKEKDILLIVDEVQSGLCRTGKWWAHQHYGITPDIFTSAKALANGLPMGAMLATDEVAKGFTPGSHATTFGGSALVSKVSSKVLDIMTEEKLADRAAEMGDFFISEALKLKDKYPGKIVSVRGLGLMLGIELGFDGNEVFSKLRDKGFILNLTKGIILRLLPALTIERADLVSFLNTLDEILAEMD; encoded by the coding sequence ATGACTAAATATGAATCTCTTGTTGAAAACACAAAAAAATCCATCTGCAACACTTACGGCAGATATCCTGTTGATATAACCAAAGCCAAAGGAAGCAGGCTCTGGGATCTCGAAGGACGTGAATACATCGATCTGCTTTCCGGCATATCAGTTGTAAACTTGGGACATTGCCGTGAAGATCTTGCTGACGTAATGGCCGAGCAGGCTCGCAAGCTGGTACATGTCAGCAACCTTTTCTATCAGGAAGAACAAGTCGAATGCGCTGAAAAACTTCTTGCAACATGCGATGCGGACAAAGTGTTCTTCTCCAACTCAGGAGCTGAAGCCAACGAAGCCGCAATCAAACTTGCCAGAAAATATATGCGCACGGTTAAAAACAGAGATGCTTATGAGATTATTACTCTCGAAGGTTCTTTTCACGGCAGAACTCTGGCAACATTGACGGCCACCGGTCAGACCGGTCCGATCAAAAACGGCTTCTCGCCTCTTCCGGAAGGATTTTCCTCTGTACCTGTGGGCAATATTGAAGCCATGTCCGCGGCAGTATCAGGCAAAACAGCAGCTATCATGGTCGAAATGGTTCAGGGAGAAGGCGGTATTAAGCCTCTCGCTCACGACTATGTACAAGAAATTGTAGCTTTGGTTAAAGAAAAAGATATTCTACTTATAGTTGATGAAGTTCAATCCGGACTATGCCGGACCGGTAAATGGTGGGCTCATCAGCATTATGGAATTACACCCGATATCTTCACCTCCGCGAAAGCTCTTGCCAATGGACTCCCTATGGGAGCAATGCTTGCCACTGATGAAGTTGCAAAAGGATTTACTCCCGGAAGCCACGCAACAACATTCGGCGGCAGCGCACTTGTTTCCAAAGTTTCTTCCAAGGTTCTCGACATAATGACCGAAGAAAAACTGGCTGACAGGGCCGCAGAAATGGGTGATTTTTTTATCAGTGAGGCTCTTAAACTCAAAGACAAATATCCAGGAAAGATTGTATCTGTCAGAGGTCTTGGTTTAATGCTTGGAATTGAACTCGGATTTGACGGCAATGAAGTGTTTTCAAAACTTCGTGATAAAGGATTTATACTTAACCTCACGAAGGGAATCATCTTAAGACTTCTGCCCGCACTTACCATTGAGCGTGCAGATCTCGTATCTTTCCTTAATACTCTTGATGAAATATTAGCTGAAATGGATTAA
- a CDS encoding endonuclease III domain-containing protein: MDRESLLMGYYEALSKALGPCHWWPGETPFEIAVGAILVQNTNWKNVEKAIHNLKENDALTLQGIRKLSLEELQELIRPSGFFRIKSVRLINFLNFLNDNSAECITDLASFDTFTLREKLLSVKGIGPETADSILLYAMKKPIFVVDAYTRRIFNRHMLIHEDIEYHELQDFFMDVLKEDVQLFNEYHALLVKTAKEWCKKTDPDCDNCPLGKFLNN; the protein is encoded by the coding sequence ATGGACAGAGAATCTTTACTCATGGGCTACTACGAGGCCTTATCAAAGGCCTTAGGCCCATGCCATTGGTGGCCCGGTGAAACTCCGTTTGAAATAGCGGTCGGAGCTATACTCGTACAGAATACAAACTGGAAGAATGTCGAAAAAGCAATTCATAACCTTAAAGAAAATGATGCGCTGACCCTTCAGGGAATCCGTAAACTCTCTTTAGAAGAATTACAGGAACTGATCCGCCCTTCCGGTTTTTTCAGAATAAAATCTGTAAGACTGATCAATTTTCTGAATTTTCTAAATGACAATTCTGCTGAGTGCATTACAGATTTAGCCTCTTTCGACACCTTTACGCTGAGAGAAAAGCTTCTTTCGGTAAAAGGTATCGGACCGGAAACAGCTGATTCAATCCTGCTCTATGCGATGAAAAAGCCTATATTTGTTGTTGATGCCTACACTCGCAGAATTTTCAATAGACATATGTTAATCCACGAGGATATTGAGTACCATGAACTTCAAGATTTTTTTATGGATGTTTTGAAAGAAGATGTACAACTATTCAACGAATATCATGCTCTTCTGGTTAAGACCGCGAAAGAATGGTGTAAGAAGACTGACCCCGATTGTGACAACTGCCCACTGGGAAAATTTCTCAACAACTGA
- a CDS encoding thermonuclease family protein: protein MLIRFYKNHDKQNGADRSSVLFFCVVVCICLFSALNCEAYEGKVKHVIDGDTFVLENNEIIRIASIDTPEIGREGKPDQYYAKESSEILKELLLNKVVRVEPVKKGKDNYGRTIGWVYLDNYFVNEIMVEKGAAFFYFHPYNDSVKQDLLLQAQRKAMSEVKGFWRKISSLKDFNIKWVGNMRSRRCFRVGSNFSVTIMNRNKVRFSTLGEAFMEGYTPARASKFWPNVTQ from the coding sequence GTGCTGATTCGATTTTATAAAAATCATGATAAACAAAACGGGGCTGATAGAAGCTCCGTTTTGTTTTTTTGCGTCGTGGTATGTATCTGTCTCTTTTCCGCTTTGAATTGCGAGGCTTATGAAGGGAAAGTTAAGCATGTGATTGATGGGGACACGTTTGTTCTTGAAAATAATGAAATAATTCGTATTGCTTCCATTGATACTCCGGAAATAGGACGTGAGGGGAAGCCTGATCAGTATTACGCTAAAGAATCCTCTGAAATTCTTAAGGAGTTGCTTCTAAATAAAGTTGTAAGAGTTGAGCCTGTTAAGAAGGGAAAAGACAATTACGGAAGAACTATCGGATGGGTCTATCTGGATAATTATTTTGTGAATGAGATTATGGTCGAAAAGGGCGCGGCTTTTTTCTATTTTCACCCTTATAATGATTCTGTAAAGCAGGATTTATTATTACAGGCTCAAAGAAAAGCTATGTCGGAAGTAAAAGGTTTTTGGCGTAAAATTTCCAGTCTCAAAGATTTTAATATAAAATGGGTCGGAAATATGAGAAGCCGCAGATGTTTTCGTGTCGGCAGTAACTTTTCGGTTACGATTATGAATAGAAATAAAGTCCGGTTCAGCACTCTCGGTGAAGCTTTTATGGAAGGATATACTCCCGCAAGGGCTTCAAAGTTCTGGCCCAATGTCACCCAGTAG
- a CDS encoding murein hydrolase activator EnvC, producing MLKVSFRHILIVTAALFAFSLLSTSYAMAEGSAANRIREKIKDQKQHIQQQKQVLLKLTREERDMFGELASIEDRITDIERKLFRSEDELTKIVADENAAKQEHAALQDDLEKIVSNLKLMLAKLWPIHSRKLENKFGSLEDWESSDRNFVWLASIYKDAKTELTKAENKAKMISENLEVQKHLRLKAEKKLTSINKTKDLLLKDKLSLLSGIRQIRSMKMSREQELKALLDTINKLNYKLKSLTSKKILTFQGSLPAPCDGKVKINFKPSAKPPVRGQGYATNGNIDVKSIFWGKVVHNDTLRGFGRVVIIYHGYNYYSLYAYLSESFVKTGQEVEKDEVIGKTGYYPALKGTGLYFELRFHQKPVNPQKWLSR from the coding sequence ATGCTTAAAGTGTCCTTTAGACATATACTGATCGTTACAGCAGCTTTGTTTGCTTTTTCCCTGCTATCGACTTCTTATGCGATGGCGGAGGGTTCTGCTGCGAACAGAATCCGTGAAAAAATCAAAGATCAAAAACAGCACATTCAACAACAAAAACAAGTTTTATTAAAACTAACCCGCGAAGAAAGGGATATGTTTGGTGAACTTGCATCAATTGAAGACAGAATAACGGACATTGAGCGGAAACTTTTCAGAAGCGAAGACGAGCTGACCAAAATTGTTGCAGATGAAAACGCAGCTAAACAGGAACATGCAGCCCTACAGGATGACCTGGAAAAGATAGTAAGCAACTTAAAGCTGATGCTGGCAAAGCTATGGCCTATTCATTCCCGAAAACTCGAAAATAAATTCGGTTCTCTTGAAGACTGGGAAAGTTCTGATCGTAATTTTGTATGGCTTGCTTCAATCTATAAAGATGCAAAAACTGAACTTACCAAAGCTGAAAATAAAGCTAAAATGATTTCAGAAAACCTTGAAGTTCAAAAGCATCTTCGTTTAAAAGCCGAAAAAAAACTGACGTCGATCAATAAGACAAAAGACCTTTTACTGAAAGACAAACTAAGCCTTCTTTCCGGAATCCGACAGATCAGGTCCATGAAAATGAGTAGGGAGCAAGAATTAAAAGCTCTTCTTGATACAATTAACAAACTGAATTACAAACTTAAAAGTCTGACCAGCAAAAAGATTCTTACTTTTCAGGGATCACTGCCGGCCCCTTGTGACGGTAAGGTTAAAATTAACTTTAAACCTTCGGCAAAACCTCCTGTGAGGGGACAAGGTTACGCAACCAATGGCAATATAGATGTCAAATCCATTTTCTGGGGAAAAGTCGTTCATAATGACACCCTTAGAGGATTCGGACGCGTTGTTATCATTTACCACGGATATAATTACTACTCCCTGTATGCTTACCTTTCGGAAAGCTTCGTAAAAACAGGGCAGGAAGTTGAAAAGGATGAAGTTATTGGAAAAACAGGATATTATCCTGCTCTTAAAGGTACCGGACTCTATTTTGAATTGCGTTTTCACCAGAAACCCGTTAACCCGCAAAAATGGCTTTCCCGATAA